The following nucleotide sequence is from Tribolium castaneum strain GA2 chromosome 5, icTriCast1.1, whole genome shotgun sequence.
GAAATCCATGATAACGTCCTCGCAAACACTGAAACATGTTTCATGTCAcgttataaattcaaaaattgtctATGGCTCGTtcgtttgattatttttcctCTAAAAAAATCCGGAGAAAATCACCTTTTCGGTATAAGCGGTGTGGAAGAACCACCAGGAATGATGGCCAAAAGGTTGTCCCAACCCCCAATGATACCACCAGCGTGGCGTTCTACTAATTCTTTGAATGTAATACTCATTTCTTCTTCAACGGTGCAAGGTCGGTTGACGTGACCAGAGATATTGAAAAGTTTAGTTCCCGAATTTCGGGTTCTGCCAAATGAGGCAAACCATGTTCCTCCACGACGACAAATTGTCTATAAGTTTAAACagacgtaaaaaataataatgtaaataatacTGAAAGTACACGTAAATAAAACGGTAATacaacaatttaattattagatGACAATAGAAAAAAGTACGAGGATGTTGGTGATACTTTTTAAAGTATAAAATTACCAAACACATATAAGAAACAacagttgtaaaattttaaatacaattttcttaaaatctttcctgtacaaattaaaatagatttctaaatatttttcaatgagTTTATGATTGTTAGGCATAAAAACatcgaaataaataataggtAGGTACTCTATTAATTttgagaacaaaaaaaaatcattcctTTCAAAATCTTTCCTTTCgtttaaaagaatttattttgatttaattaactaaaaaaaatttccctCCATAGATACTGatacactttttattttatttcacaacaattttttgcgagtCCGAATTGTGCTCACAGGTCCAGTGtttatttaaagttaattCGAAATTCGGATTATTTGATTAAGCGCGAATTAGGTTGTGGTGTTAAAAGGTAGGCAaccagttttaattattttaaaaactgaagCAAAGATTATCGATTACATTGGAcaacaactttattttttataaaatatatccaaattaactttattttatatagtggataatttaataacaataaattttttttgtaacacgTCAGGTcttgtagaaaataaaataataaaattttattattccagGCTAACTAAATAAGCGACACAATAATTGTGGcgcttatttaaaaagttcttCTTTTTACTTGTATTTTATATTGATTGTCAGAACATTCTGAAAGTTTTTGTGCAACAAAAGTAACAATTAATAATCTCTTGAATGATGTGTTTGTGTACGTCATAGGTTTAGTAAACACCATAgcaaaactgttttatttgaGGACTGATGATTGTTATGATTGAtaacatatttttcttttttattcgtagtaataaaagtaaatacgCTCACACAGAGTGAAATTTAATATGCTAATATTTTAGAGACACATTAATCATATTGATCTGTGTTATTGTTTTCAATTATTCTTCTGAAATAGCAGAGTTTCTTGGCTTGGAGTCTGTAACACAGATCAGATGTACGAGTGTTGTGTTCTAGTATAACTTTGAAACTGATgatttgccaaaaattaaaattaaagaggAAAGTTTAAACTTCCCttttgttgtaaaactttTTCAACACGTTGACATTAAgaaaaagtttgttaaaagttaattgaataattttaataaaataatttatttttgttatttgcttttcagatattattaaattatatttctaaaaacaatgtttcaaatgtcgaaaattaataaacaaaaatatttaactttttttaggaTTGACTTATCATTAGTCAGAAACTGTTCAAAAGACAATTTTATAAACTCCCTGAAATGTTAACGGAGCATCCTCCAAATTTCTTTAGAAATTTTAGGTTCATTCTGTGTATAACAGGCAGAACCTAGTACCTTAGATGAGTTTTTCCAGTTACAATAAGTTACTGGctgttttaaagaaataataataataataataataatagtaataatggacttcattattttatatttgattattttttgcataaagtACGTAATAATCTGCTAATAACtactaaaattcataaatttttgaagtcCCTAAAAGAGTTTTATCCCAGAGAAAAAATGTTCTGCTAACCGCGTGGTCAGTCTAGCGAAGCCGTGAAAGTCTGTGAATTCGAACAAGTTAACCATATTTGCAGCCatcataataattttaatctgtGACCACTGATTAGTCCTGCTTTTACGaccatttagaaaaaaatacttgtttatattataaagatgaagagtaaaaaggtaaatggTCAATTacttgaataataaataactgaattattattcaatgcgttggatataaaaaaaataatggcaATGTTACTTACGGGTGACACGGCGACAGTTTCAACGTTAGTCACAGTAGTGGGGCACCCAAAAACCCCCACATCAGCCGGGAAAGGAGGCTTCAACCTCGGTTTACCCTGCTTTCCTTCAATAGATTCAATCAGCGCAGTTTCCTCGCCACAAATATACGCTCCTGCGCCTCTATGCATAAAAACATCGAAATCGTATCCAGAACCACATGCATTTTTGCCCAGTAAGCCAGCTTGATAAGCTTCAGCTATAGCAACTTGCATATTCGATGCTTCATTGTAAAATTCGCCTCTAATGTAAATATAAGCCGCTTTCGCCCCCATTGCCCTGCCGGCAATAAGACAGCCCTCTACCAATTTGTGAGGATCATGTCTCATAATTTCCCTGTCTTTGCAAGTGCCAGGTTCTCCCTCGTCAGCATTGACGACGAGGTATTTGGGACGGCCGTCTCCCGGTTTGTTCATGAACGACCACTTCATGCCTGAGGGGAAACCGGCGCCTCCTCTACCACGTAGACCAGATGTTTTGATCTCATCTGTAATAAAAGtgtgaaactattaaagattgTTTAGTTGGAATAAACGCACTTATGATCCAGTCTGAGCCCTTAAGTAAAATTTCCTTCGTTTTGTACCAGTCACCTCTCTTCAGGGCCCCTTTCAAACGCCAGTCATGTTTGCCATACAAGTTTGTAAATATGCGGTCCTCGTCGGAAAGTGGGCCAAAAGTTGTCTTTGTTTGAGGTGGTGGAGTGCCTGGAGGAGGTGTGGAAAAGAGTGCCACTTGGGCATTGCTGCAAGTTGTAGCAACGAGTCCTGCAATATTATATAACGGTTATATTGGAGATAAGGTTATGTTACGGTTGTAAAGGTTTGGTCCAAATTGgacaaatacaaaaactatATGTAAATTGAAATGTATAAGAAAGTAGTTTGTAAATGTTTATATATTACCATAATGACTTCTTGCTACATTTGTAAATCTAGCTAATGTGCCTGCCATTTTGACGTTGGCACGTCAAACGGTGACGCGCAGGCTAACTGTAGCCTTATTCGCAGCTGCTGGAATACGCGTAAAGCAGAacaaaaactgtaatttttcattacaatttaaaactttGGCGCTTAGTGCGGTATTTAAGTGATCTTGGAGTTTGGTCTAAATCTAAAGAAGGGTCCGTATCGTACACCACAACGGTAAAACAAGCGCCTAGGCGCTTTAATTGTCAGCATGGGTTATTGGTCAGTCAAACATTTTGGTTAATAAAACGagttttaattcaatattccTTATTTATTTCCCTCTTCTTGGtcctaatttttgtttttcagctAGCAGATCCCTCATATCGCAATTATGAgacacaacaaaaacaaagacgGGCTCATTCTGTTATGAATGATTGTAATGAATTAACGTAAGGCACGTAATGATTGTTGTAAAAGTGTAAGCATTTTGATTGGGCCGCTTGAGGTCGGCCATTATAATTAGGGAGAAAACCAATCACTTTAGACtttttgattcattgaaaaattgtatttttggaTATGATTGGTCTATTTAAGGTCGGCCATTAAAATAATGTGAGAAACCAATCACTTTcaatttttggcttcattcaataatacttaattaatggaaatggTTTCAATGGt
It contains:
- the ND-51 gene encoding NADH dehydrogenase [ubiquinone] flavoprotein 1, mitochondrial, with translation MAGTLARFTNVARSHYGLVATTCSNAQVALFSTPPPGTPPPQTKTTFGPLSDEDRIFTNLYGKHDWRLKGALKRGDWYKTKEILLKGSDWIINEIKTSGLRGRGGAGFPSGMKWSFMNKPGDGRPKYLVVNADEGEPGTCKDREIMRHDPHKLVEGCLIAGRAMGAKAAYIYIRGEFYNEASNMQVAIAEAYQAGLLGKNACGSGYDFDVFMHRGAGAYICGEETALIESIEGKQGKPRLKPPFPADVGVFGCPTTVTNVETVAVSPTICRRGGTWFASFGRTRNSGTKLFNISGHVNRPCTVEEEMSITFKELVERHAGGIIGGWDNLLAIIPGGSSTPLIPKSVCEDVIMDFDGLVAAQTSLGTAAIIVMNKQTDIVKAIARLIMFYKHESCGQCTPCREGINWMNKIMYRFVDGNAKPEEIDMLWELSKQIEGHTICALGDGAAWPVQGLIRHFRPELEERMRKFHEQNRSAARC